The following are from one region of the Vibrio hyugaensis genome:
- a CDS encoding DUF2959 domain-containing protein, which yields MPYLLAIVLSIFTLTGCQSAYYSAMEQVGYHKRDIMVDRVEDAKESQQDAQEEFTSALEALSALTNFDGGELESVYNNINDKYEDSEKAAQDVRDRIAAIEDVSDALFDEWQGELDLYTSAKLRRSSEQKLRETKASYKTMLSAMKRAEDKMTPVLNTLRDNTLYLKHNLNASAIGSLKGEFSSLEKDIQYAIKQMNAAIAESDKFLQQLNQK from the coding sequence ATGCCTTATTTATTAGCAATTGTACTATCAATTTTCACTTTAACAGGATGTCAGTCCGCTTATTATTCAGCGATGGAACAAGTGGGATACCACAAGCGTGACATCATGGTTGATCGCGTTGAAGACGCCAAAGAATCACAACAAGACGCACAAGAAGAATTTACCAGTGCACTCGAAGCACTTTCTGCCTTAACCAATTTTGATGGTGGTGAACTGGAAAGCGTCTATAACAACATAAACGATAAATACGAAGACAGCGAAAAAGCAGCACAAGACGTGCGCGATCGTATTGCTGCAATTGAAGACGTGTCCGATGCGCTGTTTGATGAATGGCAGGGCGAACTAGACTTGTACACCAGCGCGAAGCTACGTCGCTCAAGTGAACAAAAGCTGCGTGAGACCAAAGCATCTTACAAAACCATGCTCAGTGCGATGAAGCGCGCTGAAGACAAGATGACGCCAGTACTCAACACACTCCGCGACAACACGCTTTACTTAAAGCACAACCTAAACGCGAGCGCGATTGGCTCTCTAAAAGGTGAATTTTCTAGCCTAGAGAAAGACATCCAATACGCAATCAAACAAATGAATGCCGCGATCGCAGAATCAGATAAGTTCCTACAACAGCTGAATCAAAAGTAA
- a CDS encoding AAA family ATPase → MRPIVITGGPGAGKTTLLNALGHLGYATFAEGSRILIEQQSQLENGILPWSNLPEFANLCLEFMGKQKCESLSHQVAFMDRAIPDIVAYLQVGGCHVEQAFLTESAGYHSQVLICRPEASIYVQDEVRPHSFEEALQIHHALVETYAELGYEVVEVPWGTIPERVEFVRRVTGLVVESTN, encoded by the coding sequence ATGAGGCCAATTGTGATTACGGGTGGCCCAGGCGCTGGCAAAACGACATTGTTGAATGCGCTCGGTCATTTAGGATATGCGACGTTTGCTGAAGGCTCACGTATTTTGATAGAGCAACAAAGCCAGTTAGAAAATGGCATCTTGCCTTGGAGTAACCTGCCCGAGTTTGCCAACTTATGTCTTGAGTTTATGGGTAAGCAAAAGTGTGAGTCGCTGAGTCATCAGGTGGCTTTTATGGATCGCGCGATCCCCGATATTGTGGCTTATCTGCAAGTTGGAGGGTGTCACGTTGAGCAAGCTTTCCTAACGGAGAGTGCTGGGTACCATAGTCAGGTGCTAATTTGTCGACCTGAAGCATCAATCTATGTTCAAGATGAAGTACGCCCACACAGCTTTGAAGAAGCGCTTCAGATTCATCACGCCCTTGTCGAGACGTATGCTGAACTGGGTTATGAAGTGGTTGAAGTACCATGGGGAACAATACCAGAAAGGGTCGAGTTTGTTCGAAGAGTCACAGGCTTAGTGGTCGAGAGTACAAACTAA